A section of the Mastomys coucha isolate ucsf_1 unplaced genomic scaffold, UCSF_Mcou_1 pScaffold15, whole genome shotgun sequence genome encodes:
- the Cst11 gene encoding cystatin-11: MTARSWKATRFLLAILVALVAFSYQIKRKTFIRIEEVNALESSVKDTLEYITDEYNKESKDLYNFRILRILKIMKQMTNHMEYHITVEMQRTTCLKTEKSLCDIQKGELHKQIQCYFSVYVNPWLEVFKILKKNCTNSS; encoded by the exons ATGACGGCCAGGTCTTGGAAGGCAACTCGGTTCCTGTTGGCCATTCTGGTGGCCCTGGTGGCCTTCAGTTACCaaataaagaggaaaacatttatacGGATTGAAGAAGTAAATGCATTGGAGTCTTCTGTGAAGGACACATTGGAGTATATCACAGATGAATACAACAAGGAAAGTAAAGATTTGTACAATTTCAGGATCCTTCGAATCCTGAAGATTATGAAGCAG ATGACAAATCACATGGAGTATCACATCACAGTGGAAATGCAGCGGACCACCTGCTTGAAGACAGAGAAGAGCCTCTGTGATATCCAAAAGGGGGAACTTCACAAG caaATCCAGTGCTACTTCTCAGTGTATGTCAATCCCTGGCTTGAAGTATTCAAAATACTCAAGAAGAACTGTACCAACAGCAGCTGA